A single region of the Bdellovibrio sp. GT3 genome encodes:
- a CDS encoding FliG C-terminal domain-containing protein, whose product MGMLDRYKKKGGFYQLLQLLETSPTAKREQFLTLIAGENPVWEEALRKRILTIARVYSWEGQYLVEIFSRVQPTTLAYALHGNPQEQVDTLLSCLPPISKRKITDLMAEAAPTPAEKGTCVSKMLTEVRGFIGQGIIRLEKVDPELHIPENIEEILNITSFNIGSAPLTDAAKKDAKPNIVGESDGAPSAGVNQEAEFLKRKVNQLSSEVNALKHENTVLKDKLAQIKKIA is encoded by the coding sequence ATGGGAATGCTAGATAGATACAAAAAAAAGGGCGGCTTTTATCAATTGCTACAGTTGTTGGAAACATCACCAACAGCTAAAAGAGAGCAATTTCTAACTCTAATTGCAGGTGAGAACCCGGTTTGGGAAGAAGCACTTCGCAAAAGAATTCTGACAATTGCCAGAGTTTATAGTTGGGAAGGCCAGTACTTGGTCGAAATCTTCTCTCGCGTGCAGCCGACTACATTAGCATATGCTCTTCATGGCAATCCGCAGGAGCAAGTTGATACCTTGCTTAGCTGCTTGCCTCCGATCTCTAAAAGAAAGATCACGGATCTGATGGCCGAGGCAGCTCCAACGCCTGCAGAAAAGGGAACTTGTGTCTCTAAAATGCTGACTGAGGTGCGTGGTTTTATTGGCCAGGGGATCATTCGCCTTGAGAAAGTGGATCCGGAACTTCATATTCCAGAAAATATCGAAGAGATACTGAATATAACGTCATTCAATATTGGATCTGCTCCGCTGACTGATGCAGCAAAAAAAGATGCAAAGCCAAATATCGTTGGCGAATCAGATGGTGCACCTTCTGCAGGTGTGAATCAAGAAGCTGAGTTTTTGAAACGCAAGGTGAATCAATTATCTTCAGAGGTAAATGCCTTGAAGCATGAGAACACTGTTTTGAAAGACAAACTCGCGCAGATTAAAAAGATCGCTTAG